In Lacibacter sp. H375, one DNA window encodes the following:
- a CDS encoding ATP-binding protein, with product MATILRQHAEELYALELEELRKQDQDKRPANWHLSPQSAVTYLIGGKLKNGFEVTPKYIGNKRLMEIAVATLTTDRALLLYGLPGTAKSWVSEHLAAAISGDSTLIVQGTAGTGEEAIRYGWNYARLLAEGPTEKALVETPVMRAMKDGKIVRIEELTRIGADVQDALITILSEKSLPIPELNTEVQAVRGFNVIATANNRDKGVNELSSALKRRFNTVILPVPDSMDEEIDIVKRRVESFEKIMELPAEPPALQEIRRIVTIFRELRSGVTMDGKTKIKMPSGTLSTAEAISVVNNGLAMAAYFGDGQLKANDLAAGIIGAVVKDPVQDKIVWQEYLETVVKPRDEWKDIYRACRDLGI from the coding sequence ATGGCAACCATCTTACGTCAGCATGCAGAAGAATTATACGCATTGGAACTGGAAGAGTTAAGGAAACAAGATCAGGATAAACGACCTGCGAACTGGCATCTGTCTCCACAATCAGCAGTTACTTACCTCATCGGCGGTAAACTGAAAAATGGTTTTGAAGTAACACCAAAATATATCGGTAATAAACGACTGATGGAAATTGCCGTAGCTACATTAACTACCGACCGTGCTTTGTTATTATATGGTTTGCCCGGTACTGCCAAGAGCTGGGTGAGTGAACATTTAGCGGCTGCTATTAGTGGCGATTCAACATTAATTGTACAGGGAACAGCAGGCACAGGTGAAGAAGCTATCCGCTATGGTTGGAACTATGCAAGATTATTAGCAGAAGGTCCAACTGAAAAAGCATTGGTGGAAACACCGGTGATGCGTGCAATGAAAGATGGTAAGATCGTTCGTATTGAAGAGTTGACACGTATTGGCGCAGATGTGCAGGATGCATTGATTACTATTCTTTCAGAAAAATCATTACCCATTCCGGAATTGAATACAGAAGTGCAGGCAGTAAGAGGCTTCAACGTAATTGCAACTGCCAACAACAGAGATAAAGGTGTAAACGAATTGAGCAGTGCATTAAAAAGACGTTTCAATACGGTGATTCTTCCTGTGCCTGATTCAATGGATGAAGAAATTGATATTGTAAAACGCAGGGTTGAAAGTTTTGAAAAAATTATGGAGTTGCCTGCTGAGCCACCTGCGTTGCAGGAGATCCGTCGCATCGTTACCATCTTCCGTGAATTAAGAAGTGGTGTTACGATGGATGGGAAAACAAAAATTAAAATGCCCAGTGGTACACTTAGTACTGCAGAAGCAATTTCTGTTGTGAATAATGGGTTAGCCATGGCCGCTTACTTTGGCGATGGACAATTAAAAGCAAATGATCTGGCTGCAGGTATTATTGGAGCTGTGGTAAAAGATCCGGTGCAGGATAAAATTGTATGGCAGGAATATTTGGAAACAGTCGTAAAGCCAAGAGATGAATGGAAAGATATTTACAGGGCTTGTCGTGATCTTGGCATTTAA
- a CDS encoding 3'-5' exonuclease translates to MSYIVVDVESDGPIPNKYSMICFGAVVVEPTLTKTFYGKVKPISTQWIPEALAVSSISREQHEQFDEPKETMERFSEWLSVNSDGRPIFISDNLAFDWQWINYYFHFFTGKNPFGFSGRRIGDLYCGMKMDTGVNSEWKKLFRKTVHDHNPVNDAKGNAEALLAMKKMGLKMPSK, encoded by the coding sequence ATGAGTTATATCGTTGTGGATGTTGAATCGGATGGACCTATTCCAAACAAGTATTCAATGATTTGTTTTGGTGCAGTTGTGGTTGAGCCCACTCTTACAAAAACATTCTATGGCAAGGTGAAACCAATTTCAACACAATGGATTCCAGAGGCGCTTGCAGTAAGCAGTATATCAAGGGAACAACACGAACAGTTTGACGAACCAAAAGAAACGATGGAGCGTTTTTCAGAATGGCTATCTGTAAACTCTGATGGACGCCCCATATTTATAAGCGATAACCTTGCATTCGACTGGCAATGGATCAATTATTATTTCCATTTTTTTACAGGAAAGAATCCATTTGGATTTTCAGGAAGAAGAATAGGTGACTTGTATTGCGGAATGAAAATGGACACAGGGGTAAATAGCGAATGGAAGAAGTTGTTCCGTAAAACTGTTCACGACCATAATCCTGTTAATGACGCAAAAGGAAATGCAGAAGCGTTACTTGCAATGAAAAAGATGGGATTGAAAATGCCATCGAAATAA